CACGGTTGCAACGATCGGGCATAGATGTGCATTTTCTGTTGCGCAGTGACTATCACCATGTCTGTCAGCATGGCTTGGTCATAAAATCAATCGCTGGTGATTTTGAGCTACCCCATGTCCACGCATATCAGGATGTTGCCCAGATGCCGCCCTGCGACGTGGTAGTCGTAGCACTGAAAACTACACAAAATCACTTACTGCCCCAATTGCTGCCACCTGTGCTGAAAACAGATGGTGTAGTTCTAGTCCTACAGAATGGTTTGGGAGTTGAATCAGACGTGGCCGCGATCGTAGGTGACGATCGTGTCATAGGTGGTCTCAGCTTCCTCTGCTCTAACAAGATTGGGCCAGGAACGATTCACCACTTAGATTATGGTTCAATCAACCTGGGAGAGTTTCGCCCTGGGTATGCACCCGGTGGGATCAGCGATCGTCTCTTGCAGATAGCCGCCGAGTTTCGCAATGCTGGTATTGAAATCACCTGTACTGATGATTTATTGCTAGGTCGGTGGAAAAAGCTGGTGTGGAATATCCCCTATAACGGCTTATCTGTAGTGC
The nucleotide sequence above comes from Cyanobacteriota bacterium. Encoded proteins:
- a CDS encoding putative 2-dehydropantoate 2-reductase; amino-acid sequence: MTNATRRYAILGTGALGGFYGARLQRSGIDVHFLLRSDYHHVCQHGLVIKSIAGDFELPHVHAYQDVAQMPPCDVVVVALKTTQNHLLPQLLPPVLKTDGVVLVLQNGLGVESDVAAIVGDDRVIGGLSFLCSNKIGPGTIHHLDYGSINLGEFRPGYAPGGISDRLLQIAAEFRNAGIEITCTDDLLLGRWKKLVWNIPYNGLSVVLDARTDAIMKNPHSRQLVMDLMAEVVAGAASQNRYISDEFVQTMLTHTDQMKPYLTSMKLDFDSGRPLEVETIVGNPLRVANQAGVALPKIAVLYQQLLFLDARNRHKCVSSL